One genomic segment of Aliarcobacter cibarius includes these proteins:
- the hypF gene encoding carbamoyltransferase HypF yields MSKKIRVYGTVQGVGFRPFVYNLAIKYNLYGYVNNDSLGVNIEVSGKTNDISIFLKELKNNPPPLAVIEDIKVENSNKQFFEFKIENSNSFDNKTTTIPSDIAICKDCIDDIFDKNNFRYNYSLTNCTNCGPRYSIIKTIPYDRKNTSLKDFPLCKKCQNEFENPTNRRYHAQAISCEECGPTTFLYDSKQTLIASKIDAINLASSYINDGKILAIKSMGGFHIVCDATNDKSIIKLREFKKRAIKPFAIMFKDINNLKNYAVYSNLEENILTSKERPIVLLEKKYNQNLSNFVAPNIKKIGCFLPNSALHYLLFINLPNPIIATSANLKGESIITTKEDIFLKLNNLVDFVLDYNREILNSCDDSIIQVVNEKIIKLRNSRGYAPSSLKIDTKFNKKILSLGANQKSTFSIAFDNKIITSLYLGDLDSISSIENYKKTVENFLSFYDFIPEIIVCDKHPKYESTKFAFELKDRNPNLKLVQIQHHYAHVLAVLAEKSINEDVLAFVFDGTGYGDDKNIWGGEVFIANKKDYKRAYHLKYFKLLGGEFAIKEPKRVALSLLFDNFTLEEILNLPLDFLNSFEKSEIKTLYTLWQKNLNSPLSSSFGRLFDAVCSLANILHIQEYEGQTGLYIENLYDKNIKELYSYEIINNSIDFSKMIKEILKEKDKKIVASKFINTVANIVLDISNRHKEMPIILCGGVFQNKTLVEILLKEFHKMNRKIYLGEKYSPNDESISLGQVYFQLQN; encoded by the coding sequence ATAAGTAAAAAAATAAGAGTTTATGGGACAGTACAAGGGGTTGGATTTCGCCCTTTTGTATATAATCTAGCAATTAAATACAATCTTTACGGCTATGTAAATAATGATAGTCTAGGAGTAAATATAGAAGTATCTGGAAAAACTAATGATATTTCTATTTTTTTAAAAGAGTTAAAAAATAATCCTCCACCTCTTGCAGTTATTGAAGATATCAAAGTAGAAAATTCAAATAAACAATTTTTTGAATTCAAAATAGAAAATAGTAATAGTTTTGATAATAAAACAACTACAATTCCCTCTGATATAGCTATTTGTAAAGATTGTATAGATGATATTTTTGATAAAAATAATTTTAGATATAACTACTCTTTAACAAACTGTACAAACTGTGGGCCTAGATACTCTATAATTAAAACTATTCCTTATGATAGAAAGAATACATCTTTAAAGGATTTTCCTCTTTGTAAAAAGTGCCAAAACGAGTTTGAAAATCCAACAAATAGAAGATATCATGCACAAGCAATATCTTGCGAAGAATGTGGACCAACAACTTTTCTATATGATAGTAAACAAACTCTAATTGCATCAAAAATAGATGCCATAAATTTAGCCTCATCGTATATAAATGATGGAAAAATCTTAGCTATAAAAAGTATGGGAGGATTTCATATTGTTTGTGATGCAACAAATGATAAGAGTATAATTAAATTAAGAGAGTTTAAAAAAAGAGCTATAAAACCGTTTGCTATAATGTTTAAGGATATAAACAATTTAAAAAATTATGCGGTTTATTCTAATTTAGAAGAAAATATTCTAACTTCAAAAGAAAGACCTATAGTATTATTAGAAAAAAAATATAATCAAAATCTATCAAATTTTGTTGCACCAAATATAAAAAAAATTGGCTGCTTTTTACCAAATAGTGCTTTACATTATCTTTTATTTATAAATTTACCTAATCCTATCATAGCAACTAGTGCAAATTTAAAAGGTGAATCAATTATTACAACAAAAGAGGATATTTTCTTAAAATTAAATAATTTAGTAGATTTTGTACTTGATTACAATAGAGAAATATTAAATAGTTGTGATGATTCAATAATACAAGTTGTGAATGAAAAAATTATAAAACTTAGAAACAGTAGAGGATATGCTCCAAGTAGCTTAAAAATTGATACTAAATTTAATAAAAAAATCTTAAGTTTAGGAGCAAATCAAAAATCAACTTTTAGTATTGCTTTTGATAATAAAATTATTACAAGTCTATATTTAGGAGATTTAGATTCAATTTCTTCTATAGAAAACTATAAAAAAACAGTAGAAAATTTTCTCTCTTTTTATGATTTTATACCTGAAATTATAGTTTGCGATAAACATCCAAAATATGAGAGTACAAAATTTGCTTTTGAATTAAAAGATAGAAATCCAAATTTAAAATTAGTTCAAATACAACATCACTACGCACATGTTCTAGCAGTTTTAGCAGAAAAATCTATAAATGAAGATGTTTTAGCATTTGTTTTTGATGGTACAGGATATGGAGATGATAAAAATATTTGGGGAGGTGAAGTATTTATTGCAAATAAAAAAGATTATAAAAGAGCTTATCACTTAAAATATTTTAAACTTTTAGGAGGTGAGTTTGCTATAAAAGAGCCAAAAAGAGTTGCTTTATCTTTACTTTTTGATAATTTTACACTAGAAGAGATTTTAAATTTACCTTTAGATTTTTTAAACTCTTTTGAAAAATCAGAGATAAAAACTCTATATACACTTTGGCAAAAGAATTTAAATTCACCTCTTTCTAGCTCTTTTGGAAGATTATTTGATGCAGTTTGCTCACTTGCTAATATTTTACACATACAAGAGTATGAAGGACAAACGGGTCTTTATATCGAAAATTTATATGATAAAAATATAAAAGAACTCTACTCTTATGAGATTATCAATAACTCTATTGATTTTTCAAAAATGATAAAAGAGATTTTAAAAGAAAAAGATAAAAAAATAGTTGCTTCAAAATTTATAAATACAGTTGCTAATATTGTTCTTGATATTTCAAATAGACATAAAGAAATGCCAATAATTTTATGTGGAGGAGTATTTCAAAATAAAACTTTAGTAGAAATTTTATTAAAAGAGTTTCATAAAATGAATAGAAAAATTTATTTAGGAGAGAAATATAGCCCAAATGATGAATCTATAAGTTTAGGTCAAGTATATTTTCAATTACAAAATTAA
- a CDS encoding Kae1-like domain-containing protein translates to MKLIYKIEYNSTSFYFKRLIDDLINSSNINANTKQYFGFILIFIDDELENIEKFFLNLERNLPYSMFLKKSYIIEDFNEDIKELEDKNLKENFEILTNIRVKDILQNSNFDFLNQIVNLNKSLVVKFEDLELFLPNKDLKENFEKENYEVKLIVTNSQILTDLFIIEESKINLLCSIERPLVKLKLKDINENISNSGYIFTRLVNSSKEVELSKALKEQNINYILYITKKDELKAFSFEGLNLIISDDKTLYPKYDYRRNIIFNSSSEYLNSFSNIYNAVLHEHNLLDINSIGVYFSLNSKNSFVDIKVLNEEEKRVIYIPDIASNMNQILEDISSLDENCRRLVDNFSKKYPYTKDIKLTNNNGFSTIIEAIVKLLNIQSIKDFEELALNSEYTNALQVDMKLIKIDNKNYLDYRKIIQSIMSYKMADVDNETLSFSFYEFLAEFIIDYLREIARKTNSKDIVLCGDIFSNRQVFHKVYKELNKKYNLILPTEYAMDYI, encoded by the coding sequence ATGAAGTTAATCTATAAAATAGAATATAACTCAACTTCTTTTTATTTTAAAAGATTAATAGATGATTTAATAAATAGCTCAAATATAAATGCAAATACAAAACAATATTTTGGATTTATTTTAATATTTATAGATGATGAATTAGAAAATATAGAAAAATTCTTTTTGAATTTAGAAAGAAATCTTCCTTACTCTATGTTTTTAAAGAAATCTTATATAATTGAAGATTTTAATGAAGATATCAAAGAATTAGAAGATAAGAATTTAAAAGAAAATTTTGAGATTTTGACAAATATAAGAGTTAAAGATATTCTACAAAATTCAAATTTTGATTTTTTAAATCAAATCGTAAATTTAAATAAATCATTGGTTGTTAAATTTGAAGATTTAGAACTCTTTTTACCAAATAAAGATTTAAAAGAAAACTTTGAAAAAGAAAATTATGAAGTTAAATTAATAGTTACAAATAGTCAAATTTTAACAGATCTTTTTATAATAGAAGAATCTAAAATAAATCTTTTATGTTCAATAGAAAGACCTTTGGTTAAATTAAAATTAAAAGATATAAATGAAAACATTTCAAATAGTGGATATATTTTTACAAGACTTGTAAACTCATCAAAAGAGGTTGAACTATCAAAAGCATTGAAAGAACAAAATATTAATTATATTTTGTATATAACTAAAAAAGATGAGCTAAAAGCTTTTAGTTTTGAAGGGCTAAATCTTATTATTAGTGATGATAAAACTTTATATCCAAAGTATGATTACAGAAGAAATATTATTTTTAATTCAAGTAGTGAATATTTAAACTCTTTTTCAAATATTTATAATGCAGTTTTACATGAACATAATCTTTTAGATATAAACTCTATTGGAGTGTATTTTTCATTAAATTCTAAGAATAGTTTTGTGGATATAAAAGTTTTAAATGAAGAAGAAAAAAGAGTAATATATATTCCTGATATTGCATCAAATATGAATCAAATTTTAGAAGATATCTCATCTCTTGATGAAAATTGTAGAAGATTGGTTGATAATTTTTCAAAAAAATATCCTTATACAAAAGATATAAAACTTACAAATAACAATGGTTTTTCAACTATCATAGAAGCTATTGTAAAACTTTTAAATATACAATCAATTAAAGATTTTGAAGAGTTAGCACTAAATAGTGAATATACAAATGCTCTTCAAGTTGATATGAAATTAATCAAAATTGACAACAAAAATTATTTAGATTATAGAAAAATCATTCAATCTATAATGTCATATAAAATGGCAGATGTTGATAATGAAACACTTAGCTTCTCTTTTTATGAGTTTTTAGCTGAATTTATAATAGATTATTTAAGAGAAATAGCAAGAAAAACAAACTCAAAAGATATCGTTTTATGTGGAGATATATTTTCAAATAGGCAAGTTTTTCATAAAGTTTATAAAGAACTTAACAAAAAATATAATCTAATTTTACCAACAGAGTATGCAATGGATTACATATAA
- a CDS encoding HyaD/HybD family hydrogenase maturation endopeptidase: MKNTIIIGVGNMLFKDEGIGIYASEYIKQNYDFDEDLEIIDGGTLGFKLMAYFQEYKNVIILDTVSIDDEAGSIYRLPSDVLLGLGKYRKTAHEVEIVEMLEIVSVLDSHANVTIIGIVPQDIESVEIGLTKIMEEKFPLFIETSIKEIESLGFKLRKKSDIDVEDIVKSLIGSYNGSHLARIPNEEDFTHEVNL, from the coding sequence ATGAAAAATACAATTATTATAGGTGTTGGAAATATGCTCTTTAAAGATGAGGGTATTGGGATTTACGCTAGTGAGTATATAAAACAAAATTATGATTTTGATGAAGATTTAGAGATTATTGATGGTGGAACATTGGGATTTAAATTAATGGCATATTTTCAAGAGTATAAAAATGTCATTATTTTAGATACTGTGTCTATTGATGATGAAGCTGGAAGTATATATAGACTTCCTAGCGATGTTTTATTAGGACTTGGTAAATATAGAAAAACAGCTCATGAAGTAGAAATTGTTGAGATGCTTGAAATTGTTTCAGTTTTAGATTCTCATGCAAATGTTACAATAATTGGAATAGTTCCACAAGATATAGAAAGTGTTGAAATAGGACTTACAAAAATAATGGAAGAAAAATTTCCACTTTTTATAGAAACTTCTATAAAAGAGATAGAAAGTTTAGGTTTTAAACTTAGAAAAAAATCAGATATAGATGTGGAAGATATTGTAAAAAGTTTAATTGGAAGTTATAATGGCTCTCATCTAGCTAGAATTCCAAATGAAGAGGATTTTACTCATGAAGTTAATCTATAA
- a CDS encoding cytochrome b/b6 domain-containing protein: MSKNIEIKRMTGTMRIVHWVTFLSMIVAVITGLYIGHPYYQTFIADPAVDKYIMAWNRWAHFIVAIIFDVTAILVAYLYFFSRFEKPYKKLIPNKQNIVEFFEVFLNLITLNRRKKFDSRHSDSFNIVFFTIFHLLLVFMLFSGLQLYVHGLGSGNSSIGAWWPAMLHLVTDWTLYVFGGNMGVRIAHHYTMYFILIWVMFHIYYQIWRTIFWKEGDIAIVFGGSKFVKEEEK; encoded by the coding sequence ATGTCAAAAAATATAGAAATAAAAAGAATGACAGGAACTATGAGAATAGTTCACTGGGTTACATTTCTTAGTATGATAGTAGCTGTAATTACAGGCTTATATATTGGCCATCCATATTATCAAACATTCATAGCTGATCCTGCGGTTGATAAATATATTATGGCATGGAATAGATGGGCACATTTTATAGTTGCTATTATATTTGATGTAACAGCTATTTTAGTTGCATATTTATATTTCTTTTCAAGATTTGAAAAGCCTTATAAAAAGCTAATTCCTAATAAACAAAATATTGTTGAATTTTTTGAAGTGTTCTTAAATCTAATTACACTTAATAGAAGAAAAAAATTTGACTCAAGACATAGTGATAGTTTTAATATAGTGTTTTTTACAATATTTCATCTGTTGCTAGTATTTATGCTTTTTTCAGGACTTCAACTATATGTTCATGGTTTAGGTTCAGGAAATAGCTCTATTGGAGCTTGGTGGCCAGCAATGCTTCATCTAGTTACAGATTGGACTTTATATGTTTTTGGTGGAAATATGGGAGTTAGAATTGCTCATCATTACACTATGTACTTTATACTTATTTGGGTAATGTTCCATATTTATTATCAAATTTGGAGAACAATCTTCTGGAAAGAGGGTGATATTGCTATTGTATTTGGTGGAAGTAAGTTTGTAAAAGAAGAGGAGAAGTAG
- a CDS encoding nickel-dependent hydrogenase large subunit: MTKKHLVVDPITRIEGHLRIEAIIDENNVITDAYSSSTMFRGIEEILKGRDPRDCGLLAMRICGVCTGTHYQRSIEAVENAFNVTIPKNARLVRNLIQGALYLHDHVVHFYHLHALDWVDITKALEADPKATVTEAQKWAALSGQRAWNANEDVYIQVKERVQKYIKQGRLGIFGNAYWGSEGFKLTPEQNLIGLSHYLDALELQRDLAKMMAIFGGKNPHPQSFVVGGVTCVQDIKNPARIAEFKQILKRGRKFIKEAYLPDVYMAGTMYGEEALNGTGGGLGNYMTYGGFNLDDLPFYKSKKLFPAGIVKNRDLTKVYELDETKITEDVTHAWYEGNTNLHPFDGVTKPNYTGFGKKENNIAYLDTKNKYSWIKSPLYNDERMEVGPLARMIVGFVSNDERIKKYVTNFLTNANLPATVLFSTVGRTAARAIESELMADIMLEWVDELASNVAKGDLSTWTEFDFSTVAKDAKGFGLEEAPRGALGHWVKIKDGKVVNYQTVVPSTWNAAPRDYKGRMGAYESALIGTKVANVEQPLEILRTIHSFDPCIACAVHLIDTNGKELGVYKVNPV; this comes from the coding sequence ATGACGAAAAAACATTTAGTAGTAGATCCAATTACAAGGATTGAAGGACATCTTAGAATTGAAGCAATTATAGATGAAAACAATGTTATTACAGATGCCTACTCATCTTCTACAATGTTTAGAGGAATTGAAGAAATTTTAAAAGGAAGAGATCCAAGAGATTGTGGACTTCTTGCTATGAGAATTTGTGGAGTTTGTACAGGAACTCATTATCAAAGAAGTATTGAAGCTGTGGAAAATGCATTTAATGTAACTATTCCTAAAAATGCAAGATTGGTTAGAAATCTTATTCAAGGTGCTTTATATCTTCATGACCACGTTGTTCATTTCTATCATTTACATGCACTTGATTGGGTTGATATTACAAAAGCACTTGAAGCAGACCCAAAAGCTACTGTTACTGAAGCTCAAAAATGGGCTGCACTTTCAGGACAAAGAGCATGGAATGCAAATGAAGATGTATATATTCAAGTAAAAGAGAGAGTTCAAAAATATATAAAACAAGGAAGACTTGGTATTTTTGGAAATGCTTATTGGGGTAGCGAAGGGTTTAAATTAACGCCTGAACAAAATTTAATAGGTCTTTCACATTATCTTGATGCACTAGAGTTACAAAGAGATTTAGCAAAAATGATGGCTATTTTTGGTGGTAAAAATCCTCATCCACAATCTTTTGTAGTAGGTGGAGTTACTTGTGTTCAAGATATTAAAAATCCTGCAAGAATTGCTGAATTTAAACAAATTCTTAAAAGAGGTAGAAAGTTTATAAAAGAAGCTTATTTGCCAGATGTTTATATGGCTGGAACAATGTATGGAGAAGAAGCACTAAATGGAACAGGTGGTGGATTAGGAAACTATATGACGTATGGTGGATTTAATCTAGATGACTTACCATTTTATAAATCAAAAAAATTATTCCCAGCTGGTATAGTAAAAAATAGAGATTTAACTAAAGTTTATGAACTAGATGAGACAAAAATCACTGAAGATGTAACACATGCTTGGTATGAAGGAAATACAAACCTACATCCATTTGATGGAGTTACAAAACCAAATTATACAGGATTTGGTAAAAAAGAGAATAATATTGCTTATTTAGATACTAAAAATAAATACTCTTGGATTAAATCTCCATTATACAATGATGAAAGAATGGAAGTGGGTCCTCTTGCTAGAATGATTGTAGGATTTGTAAGTAACGATGAAAGAATTAAAAAATACGTTACAAATTTCTTAACAAATGCAAATCTTCCAGCAACAGTTTTATTCTCAACAGTGGGAAGAACAGCAGCTAGAGCAATAGAAAGTGAGCTTATGGCAGATATTATGCTCGAATGGGTAGATGAATTAGCTTCAAACGTTGCAAAAGGTGATCTATCAACATGGACAGAGTTTGATTTTAGTACAGTTGCGAAAGATGCAAAAGGATTTGGATTAGAAGAAGCTCCAAGAGGAGCATTAGGCCACTGGGTAAAAATAAAAGATGGAAAAGTTGTAAATTATCAAACTGTTGTTCCTTCAACTTGGAATGCAGCTCCTAGAGATTATAAAGGAAGAATGGGTGCTTATGAATCAGCTTTAATTGGTACAAAAGTAGCAAATGTTGAGCAACCTTTAGAAATTTTAAGAACTATTCATAGTTTTGACCCTTGTATTGCTTGTGCGGTTCACCTAATTGATACAAATGGTAAAGAGCTTGGTGTTTATAAAGTAAATCCAGTATAA
- a CDS encoding hydrogenase small subunit, which yields MTDNMERVREVFTQKSTRVDTNKGDEFYNSLFEKSKARLKSLREQEPLKNIDMMEVIESEGINRRDFMKWVSATTATLMLPPMFAPLVAEATELMNRVPVVWIELQDCAGNSEALLRSSAPTVDDLLFDVLSLEFHETLQAAAGFDADKQLEEAVHHFKGKYLLFVEGAIPMAMNGQYGTIGAMGETFHDHLMRMSKDAAAIVAVGTCATFGGVPAAAPNPTGAVGVMDLVKGKPIVNIPACPANPANMVGVILHYVLTGQVPELDSLLRPKFAFGYRIHDNCERRAHFDAGEFVEEWGDEGAKNNWCLYKVGCKGPMTFNNCSIIRYNDGANWPVGVGRGCIGCSEPDFWDKYAYERSMATARIKAPTGGVEKTVDEFGLGLLTATAVGIGVHAIASVVAGKKSNENEEK from the coding sequence ATGACTGATAATATGGAAAGGGTAAGAGAAGTTTTTACTCAAAAATCAACTAGAGTTGATACAAATAAAGGTGATGAATTTTATAACTCTTTATTTGAAAAATCAAAAGCAAGACTTAAATCTTTAAGAGAACAAGAACCTCTTAAAAACATTGATATGATGGAAGTTATAGAGAGTGAAGGAATAAATAGAAGAGATTTTATGAAGTGGGTTAGTGCAACTACTGCTACACTTATGCTTCCTCCTATGTTTGCTCCTCTTGTTGCAGAAGCAACGGAACTTATGAATAGAGTTCCTGTTGTTTGGATAGAATTACAAGATTGTGCAGGGAATTCAGAAGCACTATTAAGAAGTTCTGCTCCAACAGTTGATGATTTGCTATTTGATGTTTTAAGTTTAGAGTTCCATGAAACTCTTCAAGCAGCTGCGGGATTTGATGCAGATAAACAGTTAGAAGAAGCTGTTCATCATTTTAAAGGAAAATATCTTCTTTTTGTTGAAGGTGCAATTCCTATGGCTATGAATGGTCAATATGGAACTATTGGAGCAATGGGTGAAACTTTCCATGACCATTTAATGAGAATGTCAAAAGATGCTGCTGCTATTGTTGCTGTTGGAACATGCGCTACATTTGGTGGAGTTCCAGCTGCTGCCCCAAATCCAACAGGTGCCGTAGGAGTAATGGATTTAGTAAAAGGGAAACCAATTGTTAATATTCCAGCTTGTCCTGCAAATCCAGCAAATATGGTTGGTGTAATTTTACATTACGTTTTAACAGGTCAGGTTCCTGAGCTTGATTCACTTTTAAGACCAAAATTTGCATTTGGGTATAGAATTCATGATAACTGTGAAAGAAGAGCCCATTTTGATGCAGGAGAATTTGTTGAAGAATGGGGAGATGAAGGTGCTAAAAATAACTGGTGTTTATATAAAGTTGGTTGTAAAGGACCGATGACATTTAACAACTGTTCAATAATTAGATATAACGATGGTGCAAACTGGCCAGTTGGTGTTGGACGTGGATGTATTGGATGTAGTGAACCAGATTTTTGGGACAAATATGCTTATGAAAGATCGATGGCAACTGCAAGAATTAAAGCACCTACAGGTGGAGTTGAAAAAACAGTTGATGAATTTGGTTTAGGTCTTTTAACAGCAACTGCTGTTGGTATTGGAGTTCATGCAATTGCAAGTGTAGTTGCTGGTAAGAAATCAAATGAAAATGAGGAGAAATAA
- a CDS encoding dUTP diphosphatase has protein sequence MIYKDFKESIKNLGFLTIEDFIKYAGVTSDDILSWETKNEVPYTISLLLHILKGEKEVLPTNWGLQSIVEECLPLATLLEEASSFPHKLEEMFLLQKKLNDSTNGKNWELGVNKFGKEINWLRCIHMEVSELIESTPWKHWKNINSDPDMNNIHVELVDIWHFLMSYILQETNVPKAVSLVNTHCIYEASQDIDVKAMVKEAEKLSYIALAIDTGNMPSFSGIERFIDQFFRCCKISGLSFTWLQKLYIGKNCLNQFRQDNGYKEGSYKKMWNHIEDNVVMVSLLEKIENISFEELYNNLKIEYSLAK, from the coding sequence TTGATTTATAAAGATTTTAAAGAGAGTATTAAAAATTTAGGTTTTTTAACAATTGAGGATTTTATAAAATACGCAGGAGTTACTTCTGATGATATTTTATCTTGGGAAACAAAAAATGAAGTTCCTTATACAATCTCTTTGTTATTACATATTTTAAAAGGTGAAAAAGAGGTTTTACCTACAAATTGGGGTTTACAAAGTATAGTAGAAGAGTGTTTACCACTTGCTACATTACTTGAAGAAGCTTCATCTTTTCCACATAAATTAGAAGAGATGTTTTTATTACAAAAAAAATTGAATGATTCAACAAATGGTAAAAACTGGGAATTAGGCGTAAATAAATTTGGTAAAGAAATAAATTGGTTAAGATGTATACATATGGAAGTTTCTGAGCTAATAGAATCTACTCCTTGGAAACATTGGAAAAATATAAATTCAGACCCAGATATGAATAATATTCATGTTGAATTGGTTGATATTTGGCATTTCTTAATGAGTTATATTCTTCAAGAAACAAATGTTCCTAAAGCAGTATCTTTAGTAAATACACATTGTATATATGAAGCTTCTCAAGATATTGATGTAAAAGCTATGGTTAAAGAAGCTGAAAAATTATCATATATTGCTTTAGCAATTGATACAGGGAATATGCCTTCATTTAGTGGTATAGAAAGATTTATAGACCAATTTTTTAGATGCTGTAAAATTTCAGGTCTTTCATTTACTTGGTTACAAAAACTTTATATTGGTAAAAATTGTTTAAATCAATTTAGACAAGACAATGGATATAAAGAGGGTTCTTACAAAAAAATGTGGAATCACATAGAAGATAATGTTGTAATGGTTTCTCTTTTAGAAAAAATTGAAAATATAAGTTTTGAAGAACTATATAATAATCTTAAAATTGAATACTCTCTAGCAAAATAA
- a CDS encoding PAS domain-containing sensor histidine kinase, producing MEDFLTHIEKNKISLIRLWVSSSTVLDLIKKYSLDENLFIRRYAFALVEYYILVIKNDGKNENDHSIIDFVKYLKKHHIKINEFFLMFLAFKDALIDFATNEKIKSSFLEKRVDFYFKSILSELLDLYSKSIEQIESALNKSVDIVDKYVLMSRCDKEGKITSVSSAFCKLTGYEAFELIGKNFDILNYPNYQKEKLEELKERLKSGEMWSGTLKSIKKNGDVFWLKSTILPNFDSNSNIISYDSINEDITSSVELKNKQKILIEQSKSAAMGEMISIIAHQWRQPLQAISILNQKLSMTKMLKGEITDEVLEDVTNAINLQLDYMSKTIDDFRDYFKPNKKKVETNIEHILNKSIDFLSYLLKLNSIKINLKNNSHSNIEVFLNEMVQVFINLIKNSCDIMLEKNIEKREIFINTYEKNGKLFVEFEDNGGGIDSKILHKIFNPYFSTKNNKNGTGLGLYMSKTIIEQHSSGKIYALNSEIGAKFIIELPLKIGE from the coding sequence ATGGAAGATTTTTTAACACATATAGAAAAAAATAAAATTTCACTAATTAGACTTTGGGTTTCATCTTCTACAGTTTTAGATTTAATAAAAAAATATTCATTAGATGAAAATTTATTTATAAGAAGATATGCTTTTGCGCTTGTTGAATATTATATTTTAGTTATAAAAAATGATGGAAAAAACGAAAATGACCATTCAATAATTGATTTTGTGAAATATTTAAAAAAACACCATATTAAAATTAATGAGTTCTTTTTAATGTTTCTAGCATTTAAAGATGCTTTAATAGATTTTGCAACAAATGAAAAAATCAAATCCTCTTTTTTAGAAAAACGAGTTGATTTTTATTTCAAATCTATTCTTTCAGAACTTTTAGACTTATACTCTAAATCTATAGAACAAATTGAAAGTGCATTAAATAAATCTGTTGATATTGTAGATAAATATGTTTTAATGAGCAGATGCGATAAAGAAGGTAAAATTACTAGTGTTTCATCTGCTTTTTGTAAGCTAACTGGATATGAAGCATTTGAATTAATAGGTAAAAATTTTGATATTTTGAATTATCCAAATTATCAAAAAGAAAAACTTGAAGAGTTAAAAGAGAGATTAAAATCTGGAGAAATGTGGAGCGGAACTTTAAAAAGTATCAAAAAAAATGGTGATGTTTTTTGGTTAAAATCAACAATTCTTCCAAATTTTGATTCAAATTCAAATATTATAAGTTATGACTCTATAAATGAAGATATTACATCTAGTGTAGAATTAAAAAATAAACAAAAAATCTTAATAGAACAATCTAAATCTGCTGCTATGGGAGAGATGATAAGTATTATTGCTCATCAATGGAGACAACCTTTACAAGCAATATCAATACTAAATCAGAAACTTTCTATGACAAAAATGTTAAAAGGTGAAATTACTGATGAAGTTTTAGAAGATGTAACAAATGCAATAAATTTACAATTAGATTACATGTCTAAGACTATAGATGATTTTAGAGATTATTTTAAACCAAATAAGAAAAAAGTAGAGACAAATATTGAACATATTTTGAATAAATCCATAGATTTTTTATCTTATTTACTAAAATTAAATTCTATAAAAATAAATTTAAAAAATAATTCTCATTCAAATATTGAGGTTTTTTTAAATGAAATGGTACAAGTGTTTATTAATTTAATTAAAAATTCTTGTGATATCATGCTTGAAAAAAATATAGAAAAAAGAGAAATTTTCATAAATACTTATGAAAAAAATGGAAAACTTTTTGTTGAATTTGAGGATAATGGTGGAGGAATAGATAGTAAAATTTTACATAAAATATTCAATCCATATTTTTCAACAAAAAATAACAAAAATGGAACAGGATTAGGTTTGTATATGAGTAAAACTATCATAGAACAACATAGTTCTGGAAAAATATATGCTTTAAATAGTGAAATTGGAGCAAAATTCATTATAGAATTACCATTAAAAATAGGAGAATAA